One region of Desulfallas thermosapovorans DSM 6562 genomic DNA includes:
- a CDS encoding biotin--[acetyl-CoA-carboxylase] ligase has translation MKGTIVQILKQSGDWVSGEYLCRELGVSRTAVWKHIRNLREEGYDIEARANLGYRLRSVPDVPYPGEVAEGLGTAVMGSRIEYFVDLPTTNDEAKKLARAGYPEGTVVVAETQSGGKGRMGRFWFSPRARGLWFSVILRPPVNLVETPQMTMVAAVAVALAVREHTGVAAGIKWPNDLLVEGKKLCGILVELNAEIDRVNFMVAGIGLNINIDSKQFPPELVGIATSLKIETGRHIPRVPVLRVLLQSLEIWYQRWLQEGFAPVLEKWRELCVTLDCPVTVHTIKGSYAGHALDVDETGALLVQRTDGTVERLVAGEVSLRKR, from the coding sequence ATGAAGGGCACTATAGTGCAAATTTTAAAGCAGAGCGGTGATTGGGTTTCCGGGGAATACCTGTGCCGGGAGCTTGGTGTATCCCGCACGGCGGTGTGGAAACATATCCGAAATCTGCGGGAGGAAGGTTACGACATCGAGGCCCGGGCCAACCTGGGGTATCGCCTGCGCAGTGTGCCCGATGTTCCTTATCCCGGGGAGGTTGCCGAGGGGCTGGGCACCGCAGTGATGGGCAGCCGGATTGAATACTTTGTTGATTTACCAACCACCAACGACGAGGCCAAAAAGCTGGCCCGGGCGGGCTACCCCGAAGGTACGGTGGTGGTGGCCGAAACCCAGAGCGGCGGTAAAGGCAGGATGGGGCGGTTTTGGTTTTCACCCCGGGCCAGGGGGTTGTGGTTTTCTGTGATATTGCGCCCGCCGGTCAATTTAGTGGAAACCCCCCAGATGACCATGGTGGCCGCCGTGGCGGTGGCGCTGGCGGTTCGGGAGCACACCGGGGTTGCGGCGGGCATTAAATGGCCCAATGATTTGCTGGTAGAAGGCAAGAAGCTGTGTGGTATACTGGTGGAACTAAACGCTGAAATCGACCGGGTCAATTTTATGGTGGCGGGCATTGGTTTAAATATAAATATTGACAGCAAACAATTCCCCCCCGAGCTGGTGGGTATAGCCACATCTTTAAAAATTGAGACCGGGCGTCATATACCCCGGGTGCCTGTGCTGCGGGTGCTGCTGCAATCTTTGGAAATCTGGTACCAGCGCTGGTTGCAGGAGGGGTTTGCACCTGTACTGGAGAAGTGGCGGGAATTATGTGTTACTCTGGATTGCCCGGTTACCGTACATACTATTAAAGGCAGCTATGCCGGCCACGCCCTGGATGTGGACGAAACCGGGGCGCTGCTGGTGCAAAGGACTGACGGTACAGTGGAGCGCCTGGTGGCGGGGGAGGTGTCGCTGCGAAAAAGATAA
- a CDS encoding biotin transporter BioY, with the protein MSKLTPRDMALVAMFASLAVVAALLFRFFGGMIVPFSLMPFVALLAGGLLGARLGALSMGIYVLMGVLGLPVFEKPPYGGPAYILSPTFGFLLGFILAALVTGLVLHGRTDAGPVRLSLAMLAGLAMIWVVGLPYLYVILNFYMGQSYDLAKIITLFFVPFIGFDLLKVLAAGVLIRAVGARLPVLRAQGN; encoded by the coding sequence TTGAGCAAGTTAACACCGCGGGACATGGCCCTGGTGGCCATGTTTGCTTCACTGGCTGTGGTGGCCGCGCTTTTGTTTCGTTTTTTTGGCGGTATGATTGTGCCCTTTAGCCTGATGCCCTTTGTAGCGCTGCTGGCCGGGGGGCTATTGGGGGCCAGGCTGGGGGCGCTGAGTATGGGTATTTATGTGCTGATGGGGGTGCTGGGCTTACCGGTATTTGAAAAACCGCCCTATGGAGGACCGGCCTATATTCTATCCCCCACCTTCGGTTTTTTGCTGGGATTTATTTTAGCCGCCCTGGTGACGGGTTTGGTCTTGCATGGCCGGACCGATGCCGGCCCGGTGCGCCTTTCCCTGGCCATGCTGGCGGGCCTGGCCATGATTTGGGTTGTGGGACTACCGTATCTATATGTAATATTGAATTTCTATATGGGTCAATCCTATGATCTGGCAAAAATTATAACGCTCTTTTTTGTTCCTTTTATAGGTTTTGATTTGCTTAAAGTACTGGCGGCCGGGGTGCTTATACGTGCAGTGGGGGCGCGCTTGCCGGTGCTTAGGGCACAGGGGAACTGA
- a CDS encoding response regulator transcription factor gives MAHRVLVVDDEKSIVRLVTFNLEKEGFIPLEAYNGREALRLVEEQNPDLVVLDLMLPGLDGLEVCRRIRQAGHGMGVIMLTAKDQEIDRVLGLELGADDYITKPFSPRELVARVKAVLRRTAARQEYTRSGEIIKTGALVIDAGKYEVKVDGKPVELTPKEFELLNFLARNPGKVMSRDVLLDNIWDYAFSGDTRIVDVHISNIREKIEPSPKNPVYIKTVRGVGYKFRGD, from the coding sequence ATGGCACACAGAGTACTGGTTGTTGACGATGAAAAATCGATAGTCAGGCTTGTAACCTTTAATCTTGAAAAGGAAGGTTTTATACCCCTGGAGGCTTACAACGGCAGGGAAGCACTGCGCCTGGTGGAAGAGCAAAACCCGGATCTGGTGGTACTGGATTTAATGCTGCCGGGATTGGACGGGCTGGAAGTTTGCCGCCGCATTCGCCAGGCGGGTCACGGGATGGGGGTAATTATGCTTACCGCCAAAGACCAGGAAATAGACAGGGTACTGGGTTTGGAACTGGGAGCCGATGACTATATCACCAAACCCTTTAGCCCGCGGGAACTGGTGGCCAGGGTCAAGGCGGTGCTCCGGCGGACAGCGGCCCGCCAGGAATACACACGGTCCGGAGAGATAATTAAAACCGGTGCTCTGGTTATTGACGCCGGCAAATATGAAGTGAAAGTCGACGGTAAACCGGTGGAACTTACCCCGAAGGAATTTGAACTGCTGAACTTTTTAGCCAGGAACCCCGGCAAGGTTATGAGCAGGGACGTGCTTTTGGACAACATCTGGGATTATGCCTTCAGCGGTGATACCAGGATTGTTGATGTGCACATAAGTAATATACGGGAAAAAATTGAGCCCAGTCCCAAAAACCCGGTGTATATAAAGACGGTAAGGGGAGTGGGCTACAAATTCAGGGGAGATTAA
- the pnpS gene encoding two-component system histidine kinase PnpS, which produces MLKFKHLRWKFTVTCVGLVILSMLVLGVYLLHSLEKYYYHNLENKLTTQGKLISRHVEGMTGGLNLPVMERMVEQFSSDVNARVTIIDAKGVVLGDSEEDAGQMENHLTRPEVQQALAGGTGMAIRYSSTLNSDMMYVAVPVMAGGETTGFVRLAVSLAATRQALFNLWSAVLLAILLAVLITLPVTLTLGKKVTQPLESLIVFARRISGGDYDHRVSIKSSDEIGELAGTLDDMAATIKEQVRQVTEGKNKLEAVLASMTSGVIFVDNKGQINLVNPAAENFLAFMTPGGAGIPHTASVRHPELSAAIDEALKTGRIVERQIKILVPRETVLEVIISPFLGEEGQLNGVVAVLHDITRIRKLEKIRTEFVDNVSHELKTPVTAIKGFTETLLDGAMHQEETCREFIEIIDHEAGRLSRLIQDLLDLSRIEYNRVQARFEIINLVPVIHQTVLKLRGYAENKGLELILDLPGKDVPVRVDRDMIEQVLLNLVDNAVKYTPPRGRVKIELAEAANQVTVWVRDTGAGIPQEDLDRVFERFYRVDKTRSRALGGTGLGLSIVKHIIDLHGGTVGVYSTPGIGSNFYFTLPRGADKK; this is translated from the coding sequence GTGTTAAAATTCAAGCATTTAAGATGGAAGTTTACCGTCACCTGTGTCGGTCTGGTGATACTCTCCATGCTGGTCCTGGGGGTTTACCTGCTGCATTCCCTGGAGAAATACTATTATCATAATTTGGAGAACAAATTAACAACCCAGGGTAAATTAATATCCCGCCATGTTGAGGGTATGACCGGAGGCTTGAATCTGCCCGTAATGGAAAGAATGGTGGAACAGTTCAGCAGCGATGTTAACGCCCGGGTAACCATCATTGATGCAAAGGGCGTTGTGCTGGGGGATTCCGAAGAAGATGCCGGGCAGATGGAGAACCACCTGACCAGGCCGGAGGTGCAGCAGGCCCTGGCCGGGGGAACCGGTATGGCAATTCGTTACAGCAGCACCTTGAACAGTGATATGATGTACGTGGCCGTGCCCGTTATGGCCGGTGGTGAAACAACCGGCTTTGTGCGCCTTGCGGTTTCCCTGGCGGCAACCAGGCAGGCCTTGTTTAACCTGTGGTCGGCGGTGCTGCTGGCTATTTTGCTGGCTGTATTGATAACGTTGCCGGTAACCCTGACCCTGGGTAAAAAGGTAACCCAACCGCTGGAATCCCTCATTGTCTTTGCCAGGCGTATTTCCGGCGGTGATTACGACCACCGGGTCAGCATCAAGAGCAGTGACGAAATCGGGGAGCTGGCCGGCACTCTGGATGATATGGCCGCAACCATTAAGGAGCAGGTGCGCCAGGTTACCGAGGGTAAAAATAAACTGGAAGCGGTACTGGCCAGCATGACCAGCGGTGTCATTTTTGTCGACAATAAAGGCCAAATAAACCTTGTCAACCCGGCTGCGGAGAATTTTCTTGCTTTCATGACACCCGGGGGAGCGGGTATACCCCATACCGCTTCTGTTCGACACCCGGAGCTATCCGCGGCAATAGACGAGGCCCTAAAGACAGGCAGGATTGTGGAACGACAAATTAAAATACTTGTTCCCCGGGAAACTGTCCTTGAGGTGATCATATCTCCCTTTTTAGGTGAAGAAGGACAATTAAACGGGGTTGTGGCTGTGCTACACGATATTACCCGTATCAGGAAGCTGGAAAAAATACGCACGGAATTTGTCGATAACGTTTCCCACGAGTTGAAAACACCGGTTACGGCCATCAAAGGGTTCACCGAGACGCTCCTGGACGGGGCCATGCACCAGGAAGAGACCTGCCGGGAGTTTATAGAAATTATTGACCATGAAGCCGGGCGATTGAGCCGGCTGATTCAAGATTTACTGGACCTGTCCAGAATTGAGTATAACCGGGTGCAGGCCCGGTTTGAAATAATTAACCTTGTGCCGGTTATTCACCAGACCGTACTTAAACTGCGGGGATACGCGGAGAATAAGGGATTGGAGTTAATCCTGGATCTGCCCGGAAAGGACGTGCCGGTTCGGGTGGACAGGGATATGATTGAACAAGTATTATTAAACCTTGTTGACAACGCCGTGAAGTATACACCGCCCCGGGGCCGGGTCAAAATAGAGCTTGCTGAAGCAGCAAACCAGGTTACCGTGTGGGTGCGGGATACCGGTGCCGGTATACCCCAGGAGGATTTGGACCGGGTTTTTGAAAGGTTTTACCGGGTGGACAAAACCAGGAGCCGCGCTCTGGGGGGAACCGGTTTGGGGCTCAGTATCGTTAAACATATTATCGATTTGCACGGGGGTACCGTGGGGGTTTATAGCACACCGGGCATTGGTTCCAACTTTTATTTTACGCTGCCCAGGGGGGCAGATAAAAAGTAG
- a CDS encoding phosphate ABC transporter substrate-binding protein — translation MFKKLLRASWLLVVLILAAAMASGCGGGSNAGNVQQNDAALSGSLQINGSTTVTPIAQGWAEAFHEIHPEAEVIISGTGSGNGIAALINGTTEIAMASREIKDSEREQIDGEVKEYVVGYDALAVIIHPDNPVKTLSLAQLKDIFTGKITNWKDVGGDDAEILVYTRDSSSGTYEFFKEHVLENEEFAAGARKTASNAAMVNSIAQEETAIGYCGLAFVNSSVKAVPVSAEDGSPVEPTLETAKSKEYPIVRNLNMYTAGEARGVAKAYLDYGFSAEGQAIVEEAGYIPVK, via the coding sequence ATGTTTAAAAAACTGTTACGCGCGTCCTGGTTACTGGTGGTTTTGATACTGGCGGCGGCTATGGCATCCGGCTGCGGCGGCGGAAGCAATGCAGGAAATGTACAGCAAAACGATGCGGCCTTAAGCGGTTCTTTACAGATAAACGGCTCCACCACAGTAACCCCCATTGCTCAGGGTTGGGCAGAAGCATTTCATGAAATTCACCCGGAAGCTGAAGTGATTATCTCGGGCACGGGCTCGGGTAACGGAATTGCAGCGCTAATAAACGGCACCACGGAAATTGCCATGGCCTCCCGGGAAATCAAAGACTCGGAAAGGGAACAAATTGACGGTGAAGTTAAGGAATATGTGGTGGGCTATGATGCCCTGGCTGTGATCATTCACCCGGACAACCCCGTAAAAACCCTCAGCCTGGCCCAGTTAAAGGATATCTTTACCGGCAAGATCACCAACTGGAAGGACGTGGGCGGTGACGACGCGGAAATTTTGGTTTATACCAGGGACAGCAGCTCCGGCACATACGAATTTTTCAAGGAGCATGTCCTTGAAAATGAAGAATTTGCTGCCGGCGCCCGGAAAACTGCTTCCAACGCCGCCATGGTCAATTCTATTGCCCAGGAGGAAACAGCCATCGGTTACTGCGGTTTGGCCTTTGTAAACAGCTCCGTTAAAGCAGTGCCTGTAAGTGCTGAAGACGGCAGCCCCGTAGAACCTACCCTGGAAACCGCCAAGAGCAAGGAGTATCCCATCGTACGGAACCTGAACATGTATACCGCCGGTGAAGCCCGGGGCGTTGCCAAAGCTTACCTGGATTACGGGTTCAGTGCCGAAGGGCAGGCCATAGTTGAGGAAGCCGGCTACATTCCCGTAAAATAA
- the phoU gene encoding phosphate signaling complex protein PhoU — protein MARESFQEQLSNLRNDILQMGKLVENAIDMAVVALKHQDLDLAEKVVMDDEKIDRLELAIESRCLSLLALQQPMARDLRFIGTALKINTDLERMGDYACNIGKVVLQLGSEPFIKPLVDVPRMAELAMQMVRENLTAYVNQDRNLALKAAMHDHEINILYHKVFNELVELMTRDPGNVKQATYLLFIARYLERIGDHATNLSEWIIYMITGERLELNES, from the coding sequence ATGGCAAGGGAATCTTTTCAAGAACAGTTAAGCAATTTAAGAAACGATATACTGCAAATGGGCAAACTGGTTGAAAACGCCATTGATATGGCGGTGGTGGCTTTAAAACACCAGGATTTGGACCTGGCGGAAAAAGTGGTTATGGACGACGAAAAAATTGATCGCCTGGAACTGGCCATTGAGAGCAGGTGCCTATCACTGCTGGCACTGCAGCAGCCCATGGCCCGGGACCTCAGGTTTATCGGCACCGCACTGAAAATCAACACCGACCTGGAAAGAATGGGCGATTACGCCTGCAACATCGGCAAGGTTGTTCTGCAGCTGGGCAGCGAACCATTTATCAAGCCGCTGGTGGATGTGCCGCGCATGGCGGAGCTGGCCATGCAAATGGTAAGGGAGAATTTAACCGCCTACGTGAACCAGGACCGCAACCTGGCCCTTAAGGCCGCCATGCACGATCATGAGATCAATATTCTGTATCATAAAGTATTCAATGAACTGGTTGAACTGATGACCAGGGACCCAGGGAATGTTAAACAGGCCACCTACCTTTTGTTCATTGCCAGGTACCTGGAACGTATCGGCGACCATGCCACCAATTTAAGCGAATGGATTATCTATATGATTACCGGGGAACGACTTGAACTAAATGAATCCTAA
- the pstB gene encoding phosphate ABC transporter ATP-binding protein PstB, whose amino-acid sequence MGNKMETRNLNLYYKEFQALINVSLPIKENKVTALIGPSGCGKSTFLRTLNRMNDVIDGTRIEGEVLLDGNSIYAAGVDPVELRKKIGMVFQKPNPFPMSVYDNIAYGPRIHGHKNKNTLNEIVENSLRAAALWDEVKDRLHKPALGLSGGQQQRLVIARVLAVDPQVILMDEPASALDPISTAKLEDLIHQLKENYTIVIVTHNMQQAARVSDFTGFFLNGELIEYGMTNTIFTAPRVKHTEDYITGRFG is encoded by the coding sequence ATGGGCAATAAAATGGAAACCAGAAACCTTAACCTGTATTACAAAGAATTTCAAGCTTTAATTAATGTCAGCCTGCCAATTAAGGAAAACAAGGTCACAGCTTTAATCGGCCCCTCGGGTTGCGGCAAATCCACCTTTTTACGCACCTTGAACCGGATGAATGATGTCATTGACGGCACCAGAATAGAGGGAGAAGTGTTGCTGGACGGTAATAGCATTTATGCCGCCGGGGTAGACCCGGTGGAATTACGCAAAAAAATCGGTATGGTTTTTCAAAAACCCAATCCTTTCCCCATGTCCGTTTACGATAACATAGCCTACGGCCCGCGTATTCACGGCCATAAAAACAAAAACACCTTAAATGAAATCGTGGAAAACAGCTTGCGGGCAGCCGCCCTCTGGGATGAGGTAAAGGACCGGCTGCACAAACCAGCCCTGGGGTTATCCGGAGGACAGCAGCAAAGGCTGGTGATCGCCAGGGTTCTGGCAGTGGACCCGCAGGTAATACTGATGGATGAGCCCGCCTCGGCCCTGGACCCTATTTCCACCGCTAAACTGGAAGATCTGATCCACCAGTTAAAAGAGAATTATACCATAGTCATTGTTACCCATAATATGCAGCAGGCGGCGCGGGTCTCTGATTTTACAGGTTTTTTCCTTAACGGCGAGCTAATTGAATATGGCATGACCAATACCATATTTACCGCCCCGCGGGTAAAGCACACCGAAGACTATATTACCGGCAGGTTCGGCTAA
- the pstA gene encoding phosphate ABC transporter permease PstA translates to MMSKRLKEKAGFGALAALTFLAIIPVVAINGYLVWKGWPALTWEFLTQPPRKFLTEGGIFPAIAGTLALTTGTVLVALPLGIGTAIYLVEYARENLFTRLVRIAIINLAGVPSVVYGLFGMGMFVLALGLGQSLAAGALTLGILTLPVIISTAEEALRAVPDDYRHASLALGATRWQTVRRVVLPTALPSILTGTILGIGRAAGETAPIMFTAAVIYTPGLPGSIYDQVMALPYHLYAISTEVPNVSQHMAFGAALVLLAMVGAMNLVAVAIRTRMRLKRMR, encoded by the coding sequence ATGATGAGCAAACGGTTAAAGGAAAAGGCAGGTTTCGGGGCACTGGCGGCGTTGACTTTTCTGGCCATAATTCCGGTGGTGGCCATTAATGGGTATTTGGTTTGGAAAGGCTGGCCCGCCCTGACCTGGGAATTTTTAACCCAGCCACCGCGCAAATTTCTCACCGAGGGCGGGATTTTTCCGGCCATTGCCGGCACTTTGGCCCTTACTACAGGAACCGTGCTGGTGGCACTGCCCCTGGGCATCGGTACCGCGATTTACCTTGTGGAATATGCCCGGGAAAACCTTTTCACCCGGCTGGTCAGGATAGCCATTATCAACCTGGCCGGGGTACCCTCGGTGGTGTACGGGCTGTTCGGTATGGGCATGTTCGTGCTGGCGCTGGGCCTGGGGCAATCCCTGGCTGCCGGTGCCCTCACCCTGGGCATTTTAACCCTGCCCGTAATTATTTCCACCGCCGAGGAAGCACTGCGGGCGGTTCCGGACGATTACCGGCATGCCAGCCTGGCCCTGGGGGCCACCCGGTGGCAGACGGTGCGCCGGGTGGTGCTGCCCACAGCCTTACCCTCCATACTCACCGGCACCATTTTAGGTATCGGCCGTGCGGCGGGGGAAACAGCGCCCATTATGTTTACCGCGGCGGTGATTTACACCCCCGGATTGCCCGGTTCAATATATGACCAGGTGATGGCGCTGCCGTACCACCTTTATGCCATATCCACGGAAGTGCCCAATGTATCCCAGCATATGGCCTTCGGGGCCGCACTGGTTCTTCTGGCCATGGTGGGTGCCATGAATCTGGTGGCGGTGGCCATCCGCACAAGAATGAGGCTGAAACGAATGCGGTAA
- the pstC gene encoding phosphate ABC transporter permease subunit PstC: MRTSLLQYYEKGIKYLLGLTAGTSILILLLIFFLLFREGIGVFTHTGVLDFVFGTTWLPASDPPSFGALPMIAGSIVVTLGAGMIAIPAGIGIAVYLAEVAPRNVREISKAIIELLAGIPSVVYGFLGLTVLAPLIKDLFNLPSALSAFTASLVLAIMALPTVVSISEDALDAVPREYREASLALGATRWETTVKIVLPGARSGLLAASMLGLGRAIGETMAVLMVAGNAMIIPHSIFDPVRTITADIAAEMGETVRGGLHYQALFGLGIILFTITFVINLITDLIFAKTSMHKRGASS; this comes from the coding sequence ATGAGGACAAGTTTACTCCAGTACTACGAAAAGGGCATTAAATATCTACTGGGCTTAACCGCAGGAACATCCATATTGATACTCCTGCTCATCTTTTTCTTGCTGTTCCGGGAGGGTATCGGTGTTTTTACCCACACCGGGGTGCTGGATTTTGTCTTTGGCACCACATGGCTGCCCGCTTCGGACCCGCCTTCCTTCGGGGCGCTGCCCATGATTGCCGGCTCCATCGTGGTGACACTGGGGGCCGGCATGATAGCCATACCGGCCGGTATCGGCATAGCGGTATACCTGGCCGAAGTGGCACCCCGCAACGTCCGGGAGATTTCCAAGGCCATCATCGAGCTGCTTGCCGGCATCCCCTCGGTGGTTTACGGTTTTTTGGGATTAACGGTGCTGGCCCCCTTGATCAAGGACCTTTTTAACCTGCCCAGCGCCCTTTCGGCCTTTACCGCATCACTGGTGCTGGCCATCATGGCACTGCCCACGGTGGTAAGCATATCAGAGGATGCACTGGATGCGGTGCCCCGTGAATACCGGGAGGCTTCCCTGGCCCTGGGGGCCACCCGGTGGGAAACCACGGTCAAAATCGTGCTGCCCGGCGCCCGCTCGGGATTACTGGCCGCCTCCATGCTGGGCCTGGGCCGGGCCATCGGTGAAACCATGGCGGTATTGATGGTGGCCGGTAACGCCATGATTATCCCCCATTCCATATTTGACCCGGTGCGCACCATAACTGCGGACATAGCCGCGGAAATGGGCGAAACGGTCCGGGGGGGCCTGCACTACCAGGCTTTGTTCGGGCTGGGCATAATATTATTCACCATTACCTTTGTAATCAATTTAATAACTGATTTAATCTTTGCCAAAACTTCAATGCATAAAAGGGGCGCTTCATCATGA
- a CDS encoding type III pantothenate kinase: MILVFDVGNTNIVLGVFKGRELVENWRLSSARHRTADEYGMLLKDLFETSEVSMGDIRAGVLSSVVPTINPVLEQTCQRYFGIVPHTVGPGTKTGMPIKYENPREVGADRIVNAVAGYDKYGGPLIIVDFGTATTFCVISAKGEYLGGAIAPGIGISTEALFARAAKLPRVELVKPPSVIGKNTVNSMQSGILYGFVGQVNEIVRRIKDETGGNPLVIATGGLAELIASETPAIDRVDRDLTLYGLRIIYERNCLR, encoded by the coding sequence GTGATACTGGTATTTGATGTGGGTAACACTAATATTGTGCTGGGTGTTTTTAAAGGACGGGAACTGGTGGAAAACTGGCGGCTGTCATCTGCCCGGCACCGTACTGCTGATGAGTACGGGATGTTGTTGAAAGATCTGTTTGAAACGTCCGAGGTTTCCATGGGTGATATCAGGGCTGGCGTTTTATCTTCGGTGGTGCCGACTATAAATCCGGTGCTGGAGCAAACCTGCCAGAGATACTTCGGAATTGTCCCCCATACGGTGGGGCCCGGTACTAAAACCGGAATGCCCATCAAATATGAGAACCCCCGGGAGGTGGGGGCGGACCGCATTGTCAATGCCGTGGCAGGTTATGACAAGTACGGTGGCCCATTGATCATCGTGGATTTTGGTACTGCCACCACCTTTTGTGTCATATCGGCCAAAGGAGAGTACCTGGGCGGAGCCATTGCCCCCGGTATTGGCATATCCACCGAAGCCTTGTTTGCCCGGGCCGCCAAACTGCCCCGGGTGGAACTGGTCAAACCTCCTTCAGTAATAGGCAAGAACACGGTGAACAGCATGCAGTCCGGCATATTATACGGTTTCGTGGGACAAGTTAACGAGATTGTGCGCCGGATTAAAGATGAAACCGGCGGCAACCCCCTGGTGATAGCCACCGGTGGCCTGGCCGAGTTGATTGCCAGCGAAACGCCCGCCATTGACCGGGTGGACAGGGATTTAACCTTATACGGGCTGCGCATTATATACGAGCGCAACTGTTTGCGCTAA
- the dusB gene encoding tRNA dihydrouridine synthase DusB: protein MGEKLTLSNTQQPVHFKIGHVPIANPVVAAPMAGVTDRPFRILAAEHGCGLVYTEMISDQALIYGNPKTNILLDCSGEKGPISVQIFGSQVEYMVRAAEIVAGRGADIIDINMGCPTPKIVKNGEGAALMRNPELAARIVAAVVDRVDCPVTVKMRKGWDASSVNAVEFARLVVRAGASAVAVHGRTREQFYSGEADWDIIRQVREAVDVPVIGNGDVRTPRDAERMLRQTGCQAVMIGRAAAGNPWIFSRTLHYLATGQLLPEPTPQMRRETAIRHYKLLVETKGEDMANRQMRKHLAWYTRGLRGAAALRARINQGCSYKFYTEEFWELLQLEQCMKSHPK from the coding sequence TTGGGTGAAAAGTTGACTTTATCAAACACTCAGCAACCAGTCCATTTTAAAATAGGCCATGTTCCCATCGCCAATCCCGTGGTGGCGGCGCCCATGGCGGGGGTGACCGACCGGCCTTTTAGAATACTGGCTGCCGAACATGGCTGCGGCCTGGTTTATACTGAGATGATCAGTGACCAGGCCCTTATTTACGGTAACCCCAAAACCAATATTTTGCTGGATTGCAGCGGTGAAAAGGGGCCCATATCCGTGCAGATATTCGGCAGCCAGGTGGAATACATGGTCCGGGCGGCGGAGATTGTGGCGGGCCGGGGGGCGGATATTATTGATATTAACATGGGCTGTCCCACCCCCAAAATAGTGAAAAACGGTGAAGGTGCGGCGCTGATGCGCAATCCCGAACTGGCGGCCCGTATTGTGGCGGCGGTGGTGGACCGGGTGGACTGCCCGGTGACAGTGAAAATGCGCAAGGGCTGGGATGCCTCATCGGTAAACGCGGTGGAATTTGCCCGGCTGGTGGTGCGGGCCGGGGCATCCGCGGTGGCGGTGCACGGCCGCACCCGGGAGCAGTTTTACAGCGGTGAGGCCGACTGGGATATTATCCGGCAGGTGCGGGAGGCTGTGGATGTGCCGGTAATCGGCAACGGGGACGTGCGCACCCCCCGGGATGCGGAGCGCATGCTGCGGCAAACGGGCTGCCAGGCCGTGATGATCGGCCGGGCGGCTGCAGGCAATCCCTGGATCTTCAGCCGTACCTTGCATTATTTGGCCACCGGCCAGCTACTGCCCGAGCCCACCCCCCAAATGCGGCGGGAAACTGCCATCCGGCATTATAAGCTGCTGGTGGAGACCAAGGGGGAGGACATGGCCAACCGGCAGATGCGCAAGCACCTGGCCTGGTATACCAGGGGACTGCGCGGAGCGGCCGCCCTGCGGGCGCGGATTAACCAGGGCTGCAGTTATAAGTTTTACACCGAGGAGTTTTGGGAACTATTACAACTGGAGCAATGTATGAAGTCCCACCCAAAATAG
- a CDS encoding peptidase M56 BlaR1 → MFLKPLGIRTVITGAALVVGIVTGSVGFGPAIANTFTKQDLAPTPYYQTNENGQTYGSSLYATSPDTEPDLIEAIGEDGTFGYVRSVDLNLPMPKTPEEALEQHRSRAGKNRKINLYDVDGKTVIGEFIIKNDGDATVITADDIIVDEKN, encoded by the coding sequence ATGTTTCTTAAGCCACTTGGGATACGAACAGTAATCACCGGTGCTGCCCTTGTTGTTGGCATAGTAACGGGATCGGTTGGTTTTGGACCTGCAATAGCTAACACATTTACCAAACAAGACCTCGCTCCCACTCCTTACTATCAGACGAACGAGAATGGTCAAACGTATGGCTCTTCACTATATGCCACTTCTCCAGACACGGAGCCGGATCTAATTGAGGCAATTGGCGAGGACGGTACTTTTGGGTACGTTCGATCTGTGGACCTGAACTTGCCGATGCCTAAAACGCCAGAAGAAGCTTTGGAACAGCATCGTAGCAGGGCTGGTAAAAACCGCAAAATCAATCTGTATGACGTTGACGGCAAGACTGTTATTGGCGAATTTATAATCAAGAACGACGGGGATGCTACTGTGATTACAGCAGATGATATTATAGTAGATGAGAAAAATTAA